Proteins encoded in a region of the Paenibacillus sp. E222 genome:
- a CDS encoding RluA family pseudouridine synthase produces the protein MSDYYSPLTYTVPEHEDGWLLKTVLQRRLQVSRKLLSRIKLTEQGIMLNGERVYISVKVSAGDVLEVRMEQEESDDILPEPIPFTILYEDEHLLIVNKDSGVIVHPTHGHYTGTLANGVVHYWKSKGERFRFRPIHRLDQETSGVLAIAKNPYVHQHVSEQMIAGTVDKQYIAFVHGSPAQEEGAIDGPIDRDAEEPHRRIVTPDGYAARTLYTTVARWAGGSASAVNLKLESGRTHQIRVHMTSIGCPLIGDRMYKTLPMHEIDGQTMAVREERDTWIARQALHACELAFDHPILQSRMTFQAPLPADMAALEARLDAEASPREVL, from the coding sequence ATGAGCGATTATTATTCACCACTTACTTACACGGTTCCCGAACATGAAGATGGCTGGCTGCTGAAGACCGTGCTTCAGCGGCGCCTGCAGGTTTCGCGCAAGCTCCTGTCGAGAATCAAACTTACAGAGCAGGGAATTATGCTGAATGGCGAGCGGGTATACATCAGCGTCAAAGTTAGCGCAGGTGACGTTCTGGAAGTCCGGATGGAGCAAGAAGAGTCGGATGATATTTTACCTGAGCCGATTCCCTTTACGATACTGTATGAAGACGAGCACTTGCTTATCGTGAACAAGGATTCAGGTGTCATCGTACATCCAACACATGGGCATTACACAGGTACATTGGCAAACGGGGTTGTCCATTATTGGAAGTCCAAAGGCGAGCGTTTCCGCTTCAGACCGATTCATCGACTGGATCAGGAAACATCAGGAGTACTGGCAATCGCGAAAAATCCATATGTGCACCAGCATGTCTCTGAACAAATGATCGCAGGAACGGTGGATAAACAATATATTGCCTTTGTACACGGTAGTCCTGCCCAAGAAGAGGGAGCCATTGATGGCCCGATTGATCGTGATGCCGAAGAACCGCATCGTCGAATCGTTACACCTGACGGGTATGCGGCAAGAACGTTATACACGACAGTCGCAAGGTGGGCGGGTGGAAGTGCCAGTGCAGTGAACCTGAAGCTGGAGAGTGGCAGAACCCATCAAATAAGGGTACATATGACATCGATCGGCTGCCCGTTAATTGGGGATCGGATGTACAAGACCCTTCCTATGCATGAGATCGATGGGCAGACCATGGCTGTTCGGGAGGAACGAGATACTTGGATTGCTCGTCAGGCATTGCACGCATGTGAGCTGGCGTTTGACCATCCCATTTTGCAAAGTCGAATGACGTTCCAAGCCCCATTGCCCGCTGATATGGCTGCCCTGGAGGCACGTTTGGATGCTGAGGCATCACCTAGAGAAGTATTATAA
- a CDS encoding cob(I)yrinic acid a,c-diamide adenosyltransferase, protein MGIYTRTGDEGQTSVIGGRVIKDDDRVEAYGTIDELNCFVGQAISFIDQANGEFEDLREHLLEIQQELFDCGSDLAFVKISESKYKVRDEMVARLEQWIDQYDAENPKVERFILPGGSLLSSTLHVCRTVCRRAERRAVTLGQHTDINPSVRRYLNRLSDYFFVVARTANARQQVADIEYVRSKKVFRRKDKE, encoded by the coding sequence ATGGGCATATATACACGAACAGGTGACGAGGGGCAGACCTCCGTCATTGGTGGACGGGTCATCAAGGATGATGACCGGGTTGAAGCTTATGGGACAATTGATGAGCTGAATTGTTTTGTTGGGCAGGCCATCAGTTTTATTGATCAAGCAAATGGGGAATTTGAGGATTTGCGTGAACATTTGCTCGAAATTCAGCAAGAATTGTTTGATTGCGGGTCCGATCTCGCCTTTGTAAAAATTAGCGAATCCAAATATAAAGTACGGGATGAGATGGTCGCCCGGCTTGAGCAGTGGATTGATCAGTATGATGCGGAGAATCCGAAAGTGGAACGGTTTATTTTGCCTGGGGGCAGTCTGCTCTCTTCCACATTGCATGTCTGCCGCACCGTATGTCGCCGTGCTGAGCGCCGCGCCGTAACCCTCGGACAACATACGGATATCAACCCTTCTGTGCGACGATATTTGAACCGTCTGTCTGATTATTTCTTCGTTGTTGCACGGACGGCAAATGCGAGACAACAGGTAGCTGACATTGAGTATGTGCGGAGCAAAAAAGTATTCCGCCGCAAAGACAAAGAATGA
- a CDS encoding DedA family protein, which yields MQNWITDFMEQYGYIGIALIIALENVFPPIPSEIILPFGGFMTTYTSLTLPGVIIAATIGSVLGAVILYGIGLLIDVNRLEKIVERWGHILRIKKEDIHRVDAWFDKYGMWTVLFCRMVPLVRSLISIPAGMSNMKFGLFVLFTTIGTLAWNIILVSVGAALGASWESILHFMDVYSLVVYVLLAIIVVGCIIWWIRRNKTRK from the coding sequence ATGCAAAACTGGATAACCGATTTCATGGAACAATACGGCTACATAGGCATTGCACTCATTATTGCTCTAGAAAACGTATTCCCCCCCATCCCCTCCGAAATCATATTACCTTTTGGCGGCTTCATGACCACTTACACCAGCCTGACCCTTCCCGGTGTTATTATTGCGGCTACCATTGGTTCTGTGCTTGGGGCTGTCATTCTCTATGGGATCGGACTGCTGATTGATGTCAATCGGCTGGAGAAGATTGTAGAACGTTGGGGTCATATTCTGCGGATCAAAAAAGAAGATATCCACCGTGTCGATGCATGGTTTGACAAATATGGAATGTGGACCGTATTATTCTGTCGCATGGTTCCCCTTGTTCGCAGCCTCATCTCGATCCCTGCCGGCATGTCCAATATGAAATTTGGTTTATTCGTCCTCTTCACAACCATTGGAACATTGGCCTGGAATATTATTCTCGTCTCGGTTGGTGCGGCTCTAGGGGCGTCATGGGAGAGTATCCTGCACTTTATGGACGTGTACTCCCTGGTCGTATATGTGCTACTGGCGATTATTGTTGTGGGCTGTATCATCTGGTGGATCAGACGAAATAAAACTCGGAAATAA
- a CDS encoding bifunctional adenosylcobinamide kinase/adenosylcobinamide-phosphate guanylyltransferase: protein MLITVTGGIGSGKTRFALAYAARISREGIYLSTGDHDPVIPELPSAHYRAIQAGNGPHLTEVLHQINRESNLFLADQRIVIVDSLTAWMAAGFRASDDLDQQRSETQLLLDALLSYQGKLLVITNEMHGSLYPSEEERIFTARMASVNRALQAHSEQMYLLISGLAVDLKDRGLRYED from the coding sequence TTGCTAATTACGGTCACAGGCGGCATAGGCAGTGGTAAAACCCGATTTGCTCTTGCATACGCAGCCCGGATTAGCCGGGAGGGCATCTATTTATCCACTGGTGATCATGATCCCGTGATTCCCGAATTGCCATCCGCTCATTATCGTGCTATCCAGGCTGGGAACGGCCCGCACCTGACGGAGGTGCTTCACCAGATTAATCGGGAATCCAATCTCTTCCTGGCTGATCAGCGAATTGTCATTGTGGATAGTCTGACGGCCTGGATGGCTGCCGGGTTCCGGGCAAGTGATGATCTGGATCAGCAGCGTTCAGAGACACAGCTGTTGCTAGACGCCCTTCTGTCTTACCAGGGAAAGCTGCTCGTGATTACCAATGAAATGCATGGCTCTTTGTATCCTTCAGAGGAAGAACGCATTTTTACGGCAAGAATGGCGTCGGTTAACCGGGCGCTGCAGGCGCATTCCGAACAGATGTATCTGTTGATATCTGGCCTGGCTGTTGATCTCAAAGATCGAGGGCTGCGATATGAAGATTAG